From Microplitis mediator isolate UGA2020A chromosome 11, iyMicMedi2.1, whole genome shotgun sequence, one genomic window encodes:
- the LOC130677871 gene encoding nuclear receptor-binding factor 2-like, whose translation MESAILNLAHEKLRRADSLLQKGKFEEAADCYEKVSTFFADAHSQLSNNFADIKNSDPPDNNSRSAVSSVHSIVALESLALQSDYYKRQAVVVRMKQAQYDEYKNTLENQQKNILSKHVVKYHDKGSTVPVVTEKFEGSLRQAIYKTIEEQDSLLSLMSLPDDDQAFKHPKDTVTVIEELRTVNSQLRSLVESLLSQLEAKEQEVKQLTQRLHTVSVTGTDEMSSNEGHSLRLAPLPPLAPLEMPLFDFTSS comes from the exons CGAGGAAGCAGCTGATTGCTATGAAAAAGTATCAACTTTTTTTGCGGATGCTCATAGTCAGCTGAGTAATAATTTTGCAGACATAAAAAATTCAGATCCTCCGGACAACAATTCAAGGTCAGCAGTGTCATCAGTTCATTCGATAGTTGCACTGGAATCACTGGCGTTACAAAGTGATTACTATAAAAGGCAAGCTGTGGTTGtgag GATGAAGCAAGCGCAGTACGATGAGTACAAAAATACATTAGAGAATCAGCAAAAGAATATTTTAAGTAAGCATGTCGTTAAGTATCATGACAAAGGATCTACTGTTCCTGTGGTAACAGAAAAATTTGAGGGATCATTAAGGCAAGCAATTTATAAAACCATAGAAGAGCAGGATAGTTTGCTGAGTCTTATGTCATTACCAGATGATGATCAGGCTTTCAAACATCCCAAAGATACTGTCACTGTGATTGAAGAATTGCGAACTGTTAATTCTCAACTGCGATCTCTCGTTGAAAGTTTACTTAGTCAACTTGAAGCTAAAGAACAAGAAGTCAAGCAATTGACACAACGGTTGCATACTGTTTCAGTTACCGGAACTGATGAGATGTCTTCAAATGAAGGACATTCGCTAAGATTAGCACCACTGCCTCCTTTGGCACCTTTGGAAATGCCATTGTTTGATTTCACATCATCGTAA